A segment of the Patescibacteria group bacterium genome:
AAATCCCGTAAAGTTATTCTACCTAACGGGATTTTTTAATTCTTCAAATTTTTTTAAATAAATATAATAAGTAGAGTAAGAGATACTCCTATTATTATTCCTATAAGAGTTTCAGATAATGTATGAGCTATTCTTTCATTTAATATATCATATTTATATTCTTTGTTGTCAGGAAGGTCTATTATTATTTTGTTTATTGTTTTGCTTTGATCTGTAATAAATCCACGAAGCCCCACAGCATCTGCTATAACAATTGCAGCTAAAAAGAAACTCATTGCAAACTCTGGAGAGTCAATACCACTTCTTATAGCCATAATAGTTGCAATAGAAGAAACAAGAGCACTGTGAGCAGATGGCATACCTCCATAACATAGAATATTTTTCCATGTAAATTTGTTTTTGAATATCAAAACGATGGACTTAAACACAAATTGAGTAAGTATTACTATTACTATTGGTATTATGAGAAATTCATATTTCATATTATAATTATAATACAGTATAA
Coding sequences within it:
- a CDS encoding divergent PAP2 family protein: MKYEFLIIPIVIVILTQFVFKSIVLIFKNKFTWKNILCYGGMPSAHSALVSSIATIMAIRSGIDSPEFAMSFFLAAIVIADAVGLRGFITDQSKTINKIIIDLPDNKEYKYDILNERIAHTLSETLIGIIIGVSLTLLIIFI